The Parcubacteria group bacterium ADurb.Bin159 genomic sequence TTTTTTTCTGCCAATATTTTTGCCATTTTTTTTCAATGTTTTGGTGATTATACACAGGCATAATAATTTAGGGTTGGAGGATATCTTCTGTCCTCCCATTAATAGAAATAATAACTTCATTAATAGAAGAAAACTGCTTTAAAGTATCAGTAATTTGAGCTCTAATGGCTGCTACTTTACAAGAACCGCCAACTTGATATTCCAGCTGTTCATTAAAATCCACTTTAGCCACACCATTTTCAATAGTTAAACTTTGAACTCTTACCCCGGGGTTAATGCTGGAAAAAAATCCTTGATTGATTTCTCCTTTAGTCGCCCCTCTTAAAAGGGCTTCTATTGCTGCTCTCCCAACTCCTACTGTTTTGGGCACTCGTCTTTCTACGGCGATAGTTTTAGCGCAATCAAAATATGGCTCATTAACAAAACGAGAATCACTTAAAAATATTTTTATAGTCATAAAATCTTGGGGTATTTCTGTTATCTCCTTAAAATAAATAGGTACGATTAATTCATCGGCATTTTCTTCTAATCCGGAAGGATTGTCTTTTTCTAAAATTAATTTGCCCGTGGAAGTAGAAGGAACAGCAAAGGGAAGAGTAGCGGTAAATTCAACAAAATCTTCAGTCATCCAATTCTCTAAAGCCGTAGCCACACCTTGTCCCAAAAGAAATTCTTGTTCATCAAAAATCTTTATCGGAAAGCTGGCTTCAAAATACCAATTGCCTCTTGCTTTTCCTTTAATAAATAACGGACTCTCTATGGCTTGATTAGGACGAGGATTTTCTATTATTATTAAATCACTTTTCTCTAATTCATTGCCAATATTTTCAACAAAACTTTTTCCCTCCGGCGTTTTACATTGCCGGGGATAACTTTCCAAAACAGGATAACCACTATTAACACATTCTTCAAAATTATTTATGGCTATAGGAGTTGACGCGGGCGTTAATTCTTTTTTTGAAGTTAAAACAAAAAAATAAATTCCCAAAACAACAAAAATAATAATGAGTGAAATAATAATAGATTTTTTCATAAAAAAATATAAATTTATAAATTATTTAAATAGTTTACCAGAAAAAATTTTTTTAGCAAGAGCATTAAAATAAATCCCGCCCCTTGAAAAGGGCGGGATATAATACAGTACAAATTGTAATCTGTTCTTTACAAAATCTCGTAAGTAATATCCACGGTAACTTCTATTTTATTCTCTCCTGTTTCTATTTGGGGAACTGCTCCTCCCATACCACTCGCTTGGTCAGCTTTTAACAACCCCGAATAAATAGGATAAACCGGAGTTCCACTGCTTTCACTAAAACCACTAATTTTTACTAATTTAATGCCTAAATCAGAAGCCAATTCTTCTGCTTTTGCTTTCGCTTCTTTAATCGCCTCTTTTCTTGCCTGTTTTTGAAGCTCTTCTTCTTTGTCAATAGTAAACTGCAAATCTCCGATTTGATTAGCTCCGGCATTGGTCGCTGTCTCTATAATTTCTCCAATTTTTTCCATATCTCTAATTTTCGTTTCCAGAGATTGAGTAATTTCGTATCCCACCAACACTCTTCTTCCGTTTTCATACCATTCATAACGAGGATTAATATTAAAATTAGTCGTTTTCATATCTTTACCGTCTACACCTTTATTTTTAATTGCCTCAATAACCGCATTCATTTTTTCTGTATTTTTACTCATCGCTTTATCAACTGTTTTCTCATCTGTTATCACGGAAAAATTAGTAATAGCTAAATCCGGTTTGGCATAAACCTCTCCTGTGCCAAAAACAGTAATAGTATTTCTTGATTCGTTCTCTCGACCAATATATTTTCTTTCTTCAATTTTATTTTGAATAATAACCACTCCTAAAACAATCAACACCACCAAGAAAGCGCTCAAAATAAAAATAAAAATATTAAATGTTGCCTTTTTTTCTTTTTCCATAATTTATTTTAATGGGGACAGTCCCCTTTTTTCGACCTTTGCAAACCTGTATAAATAAAGGACTATCTCGCCTAAAAATCAATTTTGACACTTTTTTTACCAAAAGAGAGTTTTAAATAATTTTGAAGAAAACAGTTCCTACCTACCTGGCACAAGCAGGGTCTAGGGTTTGACCTTCTTCAAAAAACGCCAATGGCGATGGCTCCAATAAGGTCCGGCATAATCAATACCTATGCGGCCTGTTTTTATAATATCTGATGGCTTATTTTTCTCTCCTCTGTCCTCCAGCCAGATTCTTTTACTTTTAGTTAAATCTTCGCCATAAAAAGATTTGTTTAATTTTAAATAGTTACATACTTTTCCTGGTCCGTTGGCTAATTTTAACTTTTCTTGCTTAACGACAGACAAAGATTTTTGATTTTTATATTTTAACCTTTGATTTTTATTTTCGTTTATTATCGGCTCTAATGCTCTAATAAGCACGCATTCCGGCTTCCCCTCTTTTTCAGTAGAAATATTTAATTGCCAATACATTCCGTAAACCAAATAAATATAAATATGCCCGCCAATTAAATATTCCGCTTTATTTCTCAGAGTAATTTTCCCTTTATAAGCGTGTGAAGCTCTATCTTGAGGCCCAATATATGCCTCTGTTTCTATAATTTTCCCAACAATTTCTTTCCTCCCCCATTTTCTGACAATATATTTCCCTAAAATATCTTCGGCTACATTTAGTGTTGGCTTAATATAAAAATCCCTTTTTAACTTTCTTCTCATCCTTTCATTATACTCAGCTCTATCCCCATGTCAAAGATTACCTTTCTAATTGAACCAATATTTTTTTAAATATCTCTTCTACTTCTTCTTTATATAAATATCCCTCTTTTTTATAATTGCTTACTATGGGTGTAATGGTGATATCTTCAAAAGTCATTCCTCCCTCTCTATAAGTTGATATTTTTTTCTTAGATTTGGTCAAAGAATAACAAGGCGTATCGCCCGGCGGCAAAGAATCAATCTGCCATAATAAATTGCCGGTAATAATAAAATTTTTAATTAATAAGGCCTGATAATTGATAATCCTATCTTTATAAGGTTTTGAAATTTTGGGCAGAGGGTCATATCGGTCATCAAAACCCCCTCCTACATCAGAAGGGTTTTTTGATTTTATTGGATTCGGCGGCGGGGTAGGATTTTTGCTTTCCAAACAAATAGCGTCATATCCTAAATATTTTGTTTCTTTATATTCAGCGCCTGATTTTCCTAAATTTGCCTTTTTCTCTTCTTGTAATTGTTTTTGAGCTTTTTCTATTTCTGCTCTTATTTTTTCCATTTGTTCTTTGGACATTAATTCTTTTAATTTTTTTATTTGTTCTTCGGCCATTGCTTTCTGCTCTACGGGCATGTGTTCCTTCATTTTTTCTAAATGTCCTGGCATATATTTTTCATAAATGTCTGTTTCAAATAATTCGGCAAAAGTCATATTTTCCGGCGCTCCTGGTATTTGAACGCCTCCGGGGATAGGTGCATTAAATCTTTGAGTCGGCAGTAAGGCTATATTCTTAAACGATTGTCTGGCTATTTCTTCGTTCGGATGTCGCGTTATTAAAATATCGCCGCTAAAATCTCCATCTTCAGGATAATATCCCATTGCCATTTTTTTACACAGATTGTCAATTTTTTGCGTCGCCCCCTTAAAAGGCATAAACCCACTATCAATAGCGCCTTTCATTCCTTCGCGAAAATCTTTTAATGGCGCTTTACTAGCCACGGGAATGGCCAATCTTACCTTGCTTACATTAGAGTTGGGCGAAGAAAAAATTTGGTCTTGGAACAATTTTGGATCAAGATGAGCCGCTGGATTGATATGATAAAATTTAAGATAAAAACTATCTTCTTGGGCCGAACGGGAAATTTCTTTCCAATTTTTAGGCAAATTAATTTTTAAATCTTTCAATAACATACTTAATTAAAAGGACCTACTTACCCTTGCCTATCCTGCCTATATCGGCAGGCAAACGACAGGCAGACACTCAAAATGTAAAAATTAAAATGTAAAATGATAAAAATGAATTAAATTCTATATCCCATATTCTAAATTTTAACTTTTGAACAAAATCGTGCCATTTTTAAAAAATCGCTCGCAAACCCGCATCAATAAAGGCTTCTCAGCGGTCAGTTTTGGGGGTCTGACCCCATTAATTGTGTTGTCCAAGTCTCAAGCGAACTATGAATAATTCTTTTTACAAAAACTTGACGGAGAAGTTTTAATTCGGGAATCTTGGCTATGGCTGTTTTGTATTTTAGATAATCTGGTTTTTCCAAATCTTCGTCTTTAAGATATATCGGTTCTCTTCTAAAATTTATGGCTATCATACAACGATTAATTTTTTTAACAAAATCACTTATTTCTTCTCCTTCGGGAATCCTAAAAATATAAGTGGCTTTTGCTCCTTCTTCAATAGTTGAACCTGCTTCCATAACTATAAATCTTTTTAACTCTTTAGAAATTATAGGCGCTAAAAACCAAATATATTCCCCGGTTAAATCTCCCATTAAATCCCGTTTTATGCCCATAAAAATTTGCTCTTCAGAAACTAATGTTTTTAAATAGTTATAAAATTCTTTAATCCCTATTTTTTCTAATCCTTTTTCTAATGCCTTCCAAATTTCTGGTGAAATTTCATCAAGCTTTCTTTTTTCTACAGCTTGGCCATCTTTTAATAAATCAGCTGCTTTTTTTATTGTAATCGGGTCTAAATCCGGCAAAAATTCTTTCAAAATGGTTTGTGTTTTCAAAGATAGTTCTCCTAAGGCCTCGGTTAAATTTTTACTTAAACTATCAAATTTTTCTCCAAAACGAGATAAAGATAAATTTATTGTTTCTGTTTTAATTAAAATTTGATAATCCTTAAAAGACAATTCTACAATTTCGCTAAACGGAATTCTAATAGGGTCACTTTGCTGCGGCTTTAAAACTAAAGCAGTTTCATAAATTTCTACCTCCGCTTCTCCTGATTGCTTTTCATCTCTTTCCTCGTAATCATAATATCCTTTAAATCCTGTTTTCTTTATTCCTTCATTCATTAAAAGGTCTTTTTGAATAATTTTTTGTCTAAGGTGAATAAATGTTCTTAAAAAATCATCGTATTCATAACCCAATCCTTCAATAAAAATTTTCTCGCCGTTAGGCAATAATAAACAAAGATTAAAATCTTTGGCTAAAAAATTACTTACCTCTCTTAAAGAAATAGAAATTGTTTGGCCATCTTTTGGGAAAATAACCATTTTTTCTTCATCAAGAATAATCTTCGCCTCACCCGAAGTAATTTTTTTACCCTTTTCATCAATTAAATCAAAATTCCCTTTTGTTTCAAAGAGAACTTCTAATTTTTTATCCATAATAAATTAGCTTTTTAACTTAATTTTTCTCCACAGTTGCCGCAGAATTTTATCCCGACCGGATTTTTAGCGCCACATTTTGAGCAAACAACAAGTTCTAAAGAAGCCCCGCAATTAACGCAAAATTTACCGCTTCCCGAAGGTTTGCCGCACGCTGGGCAAAGGGTTTGTTTGTTTTCAATCTCGCCAGTAAAAACTTGGGTCATCGAGGTTTTAGCTGCAATATCTTCGGCTATCTTTTGGGCTCGAGCCACGGCTATTTCCACTGCTTCTCGAGGACCGCAGCTTACACAGAGGTTAATTTGTTCATTCCAACAATTTTCACAAACCCAGTTAGTGCATTTAGGACAACGGTGAAAATGCGCTCTAGCTTCAGTCTGAGATCCCTCAAAAGCAGCATCGTGTTCTTTACGCCATTCTGGCGACATTTGCCCAAATCTTTCACTTATAGCGTCCGTTCCTCTTTCTATTCCATAACCAACATTGTATTTACCAGCTACTTGCGAAGCAGCACCGATAATACCGCCAACTGTTTTAAAAAACCCTTTCTTCTTATAACTTTTGGAGGGAATAAATTCTGTCTGATATCCTTCGCCGCAAACAGCGCAATTAAAAGTAAACTGAAAACCGGCTTCAGTAGAATCATCAGAAAAATTGTCAGTAAAAGGTTGCAACATAATAATAATAATTAGATTTTTAGAAATGAGAGTGTCTTGTATAACATTTTATTGTTTTCATTAGTAAATTGTCGACCTTGGTATAATTTAATTTTTTACTAAAATTTAATTTTTTAGCAATTTCAATCAAAGCTAATTCAATCTAATTTTTCATTACATTTAATACATCTGCCGCTTAAAGGAGGTTGTTCTTGGCCGCAATGAGGACATTTTACCAATAACCGCGCTCCGCAATCTTCACAATGGTCGCCAAAAAATGTTATCTTTTGGCAATAAGGACAAACAATTCTTAGATTCTGATTGCATTTTGGACAAATCTGCCATTCTTTTTCAATTGGTTCATGACATTTGGGACAACGATATGGGCCAAGAGGATTTGTTTTCCCACAAAATGGACAAACATTGGAATTGGGCGGGATCAACTTCCCGCAATATTTACAAGGGTGTTTATAACCAACTACTGGTTTATTGGCTTGTTCTGTCCCCCCTCCTGTATAAGGTGGAGTGGGTGGCGTTTTTTTCCTTTTTTTATTAGAACTAATTAAAATAATTATAAAAATAATAAGAAGAATTAAAGCGCCTATCCCCCCAATTATATACCAATTTAAATGAAATCTCTCAAAAATTAAAGAAACAAATATGGAGCTGGGGCTAAGGCTGGGGTTAAGTGATAACTCGGGTGTAGGTGTAGGCGTAGAAACAGAAATAGGCATAGGTGTGGGTGTGGGCGTAGGTGTAGGAGTAGGAGTAGGAGTAGGTGCAGGGGTGGGTATAGGAGTAGGAGTAGGAGTAGGAGCAGGAGTGGGAGTGAGTGTGGGAGTAAGAGTAGAAGTAGGAGTAGCGCATTTATTATCACAATCAGGCGTTTGATAACAAATTTTAGCAGTTATTTTTTGACAATCTTCTAAAGAAAGATAATCTCCTTTTAATCCGCAAGTTCCATTTTCACAAGTATAAAATTTTATTAAAGGAGCGCTACTTTTAATATCTAATTTGTAATTTAAAATTTGGTCTCCCATTTGTCCCAGACTACTTATTGCTAAAAAAACATCGGTATTAGCCGAAGGAACCAAAGAAAGCCTAAGAATCTCTCCTACGTTAGAAGTATACTCTTCATCAATTTGTGTTCTATTTAAATCAAATAATTCTAAATGCATAAGCGCTTGCACAGCGCTTGATGGAGTTACTATAAATTCATAAGTTTGTCCCTTTTTTACGGAAATTTTGAAATAATCTTTTAAATCATCCCCGTTAGCTCCTCCCCTTAAGTATCCATCATAACTTCCTGGAGTAACTGATATGGCCTCTTCAAAAATATCGCCAGCGTCCTTTTGACTATTGGCATCAAAATAGTCTTGTAAAACAATTTCTAAATTATAATAAAGTGTCTTCTCGTCATCGTCATTTTCTATTCTAATATACATTATTTGGTCGGACTTATTTAACCAAGCCGGCATATCTCCTTGTTCGCCCCATATGTTATATTGTTCTTCTCTATTATGGTCATAAAAATACACATCCCCTAAATAATACCAACTACTACCATCCTCTAAAACAAAACCACCGCTGATTTTTATTGCTTGACCACTTTTTACTTTTATCTGATAATAAAAATCAGATTTAGGAGAAATCTGCCCTTGATAAGATCCCTGTTGGATACTAACAGCGGTATCAAAATCTGTTCCCCCAGGAGGCAAAACGCTTTTAGCGTTGATTCTATCTATTAGACAAAACATCAAACATAAAATTGTCAAATTAAATACTAAAAACTTAAACCATTTTGTTTTTTTCATAGTCCTAAAAATTATTTTATATAAATTATAAATTAATTTTATTTTATTTACAAACCCATACCTGCGCCAAAGCCGCCTAATTCCATTAATCGCTGTATATATTTCATACTAACTTCTTCCGCTCGTTTTTCATCTTTTTGCAATTCTTCATCATAAGCACTCATCTCTTCTTGAGTTACGCCGTATTTTTTATACAAGGCATTCATTTTATCCGCATAAGTGCTTAAATCTCTGGCGTAAATAGAAGTATGGGCCAAAATATCAGCATAAATTTCATCAGTCATTTTCCCTTTCTTTGAAATTATTGGTTCTTCTTCTATATCTTCTTCTGTATTTTCTTCTCTTTCTGTATTTTCTTCTCCTTCTGTTATTGATTCTTCTTCTGTATTTTCTTCTCCTTTTGTTATTGATTCTTCAACAGGAGTTGGCGTGGCCTCTTCTTCACCTAGAATTAACCCACCCCCCGAAATTAAACTGCCATATAATGCTGATAATTCTGCCCAACCTCCTTCACTTCCTTCTGTTTGGCTATATGCCTTTTCAATCGCTTGGCTATTACAAGATTGTCTTAATTCGGCATCTTCTATGTATTGGCAAACACTTTCGTCGCGATATAAAACAGCGATTATAGTATAACACAAGTTTAAATCATTTATGTCCTCAGCGCTTTTTTCACAACTATCTATGGCTTCTTTTATACTCGGCACTTTTTCTCCGGTTTGCTTGGCTAATTCATCTATTAATCTTTCGCCTCCGCCAAATTCACTTATAATTTCTTTTGAACTTAATCCTAATTTTCCCTCTCTACCAAAACCCTTAATAAATAAACCGGCAGCCGCTAAAATTAAAATTACAATAATAATTATGTTTACTGATTTTTTCATAAAAATTATAAATATAAAATAAATATTTGAATCCGACCTTTATTTTTTATTATCTAATAAAAAATTAATAAGTCACTTCTAAAAATCCTTTATTTACATTGTTTATAGAAAAAGTTAGAGTTAGAAAATAGCCGGGTTTATACATTGTTAATTGATAATTTGTTTCGTCTTGCGTTTTATAACCAAGCTCTTCAAGATAATTTTTAACCGCAATTTTGTCTTCGGCTGTTACTTGTCGAGGAAAAACATATTCAAGCATTGTTCCTCCCATATTATCGGTCATTTTAACTGGCGGATTATAAAATTCATTAGCAAATAATTGCTCTAAAATAGGAAGAAGTTCATTATGAATAACTCTGCTTTTATCGTTAATTGGCTCAACGGGAATGGCTCTTTCAAAATTAATTTCTATGGAGTTTCTTTTGCCTGAAGATACGCTAGTGGTGTTTTGTAAAGGGGAATTATAAATTTCTACTTTCGGAGTTACAGGATAAGGAGTAGATTTAGAACTGCTCAAAGAAGCAAGCGTCGTAATTTTATATTGCTTGTAAGGAGAAAATTCCGGTTGGCGATTAGTTAAAACTATTTGATAAGGATCTATTTGAAGATTTAAATCATTAGAAATAACATAGGGAGTCATTATCTCGGTAATAATTTTACCATTATAATCAATTAACCAGCCATTATTATTTTTAACATTGCCACTGGCGTCTATTTTAATTAAAAGGCCATCAATATAATAAGTAATGCTGTTTGATATAATTGATTGAGTAACATTAGTTTCATATTCACCGCCAATAATCGCCCCGTTGTCCGATGTGGCTTTCAAAACATAATTAATTACTCCTCGATGCGGCATTGCCACTTTGTCCCAAATAATATTTAAATTCTCATCCATCTTCATCATAAAAATACCATGTCGGGAAAGATCATTCATTTCTTTAACCGCTTCTTGAATTTTTTTCCAATCTTCCCGCGACTCTTGGGTTTTATCTTTTTCATCTTTTAATTCTTCCACTTCTCCATATTTATCAGTATATGATTTTTTTAAATCTTCAATAATTTTTATTTTTTCCCGATAACCTTCATCAGCCCAAGTAATAGGACCAGCCATTATTAAATTATTATCATTAGTGGAAATTAAAGAAAAATCTGTTGCCCAATAAGACCAATCATTAACACTCATAGTTATTTTTTTTACCCACTCTAAATTACCAAAAGCATCAAATTTTAATCCTAAATAAATCTCCGGACCATAAGGCCAATCTTGGGATTGTATTGAAGAAGAATCGGACACTAATGAATCGCCTAATACTCTAGATCCTAAAACTAAATAACCATTATCTTTGGTTTGAATTAATCCTTCAACATTAGTTGCCTTCATGTGGCCTTCTATCGGCTGTAATTCAAAACTGTCATCGGATTTTTTTATGGGCATAGAAAGGGATAAAGGTATGGATTCTAAACTTTTTGCCCATTCTAAATTAAAATTTTCATCGAATTTAACTATCGCCGGATAAGAACTGCTAATACCAAAAGAAAAATCAACCGGCTGAGGAATGTCTTTAACCCAAACATTGCCTACCATAGCATAACCGCCATTAGTAGATTTAATTAAATAGGAATCGTTTTTACGAGAAATAAAATTTTTTATATTTTTTGCCCATTCCAAATTGCCATCTTTATCAAACTTAAAAACTTTAAGCGAAGCATAGGGCAAATCTTGATAAACATCAGGGTCTTCTCCTCTATTATCCGGAGAAGGGTCAACAACAGGAGCGTAAAATAAAAATCCGTTGTCATCGGTTTCTATTAAAGAATTTCTGGCATCTTCTACAAAAGCGGTAAATGATTTATTCCAAAGCATATTGCCGTTTTTATCTAATTTAGTGAACATTATTTTATCCAATTCTAAATCAGCGGTCATAATTTCTTTTTCGGTAATAAAACCACCAACTTTAGAAACCATCAAATAACCACCATTTTTTAATTCAATAATAGACTGAACATCTTCATCTCCAGTAGGAGATAAAGGGGTATTACCAGGCCAATTTTTTGTTTTTAAAAATTTTAGCCATTCTATGTCAGCTGAAGAATTAAGTTTAGCCACAAAGCCGTCTGGCGGAACAAACACAATATTAGGGTCAGTCATACCCGAAATAATATAACCACCATCTTTTGTTTGCCAAGCGCTTTTAATTCTCGTGAAAACTAAAAGTCGATACGATTTAGCAAAAGTAGTATTAGCAAAATGTAAAACAGGCTCTACGGGTATATTCAAAATTAATTTTTCTTCCCCCGAAATTACCTTCTCTCCTGTTTCATAAATTTCATTAGGTTCAATCTCAATAACATTTTCCATGGCTAATCGATTATCATAAAAAGTATCAAGAGAAGGAATCGGTCTTTTCTTACCATTTTCTATTAAATATATTCCCGCTTCTCCTTTGTATTTAACTAAAGTTCCATCAGGATGAATATCAGTTCTTTCTATCATCTCCCCCATAGGATAAGCAAATTTGTCTAAAAGGTCATCGGGTATCCAAATAACTTTTTTCCATTGCGGGTCCTTAAAAAGGGACTGATAAACATCAGAAGATTTAATAGGTCTCAACTTTCCATTTTCTACATAAAAAACCGCCGCTGCGGTTTTACCATATAAACTTGTAGTTGTGCCACGAAAAAGAGAGCCGTCACGAAAAGGTATCGGCTCTCCTTCTGTATAATTTGATAAATCTGAAACTATTTTAACGGTAGAAAAATCTCTGGGTAAACCCCAAGAAAGATAAACGCTAAGATGAGGGAAAACCCTCTTTTGCCCGTTCATAATAAGATAAAGAGCGGGATTATCTTTAGTTCTTACCAAATCTCCTTCTTTAATATCTTGCGCTTTGACTAACCCACTGAAACATAAAACTGAAAAGAAAAATCCTATTAAAATTAGGCTGAAAGTTCTTAAATTTTTGTTAATCATAAATTATTTTTACTCTCTTTAAAATAATTAAAAACCGTCTCTCTGATAATAGCGGTATATCTTTTATGGGTAAAATCAATTTATTGTCCTGTTAATTCGTCCATTCTTTCCACAATTCTTGGTATTAACTCTGCAGCTCGAGGCGAATTGGCAAAAGCGTTATATTCCTCCGCAGTTACTCCTTTTTCTTTAAGTAATCTTTCCAAACCGCCATCTTCTGCCAACCAATTAATATCTCCCTGAGATAAATGATAACCATTTTGTGCGGTTATTTCCACATATAAGTCATCAGTCATTTCTGTTACAGGAACTTCTGCTGACTCTTCCGTAGGAACTCCTCCCATTCCTTCCGTTGGAACTTCTCCTGTTTCTTCCATAGGAGCCTCTTCTATCCCTTCCATAGGAACTTCTCTCATTTCTCCCATAGGAATTTCCACTTCTTCTTCGGGGGTTATTTTTTTGGTAGAACTGCTGGCAATAGCCATTATTAAAATAATTACCAAAACTACCACTAAAATAATAATTAAAGTTTTTTTAGATTTTGAATCCATACAATTTTAATTAGATAAAAAATTAAATCTGATTTTTTCGACCTTTACACTTTACTGCTAATTAAAACTTAAATTGTTCTCCTAATTTCCCTAGTATAGGCAATGGCTTTTGTAAACCTTTAGCTGCGTTCATAATTCCCAAAATCATTAAAACAAACACACCAATATCCAAAAGTGTGGCGATTATGCTCAATTGCCAAGGGAGAATCCAACTGACAATACTTACCACTATCCAGGCTAAAAATATAACTAAACCTTGTTTAACATGATATTTAACAAATGGGTCTTTCTTGGCGTCGGTTAAAAGTGGAATAAAAAAAAGAATATAAGCAACAATGGCCATCCCCGTATTTTTCTCTTCTGTTTTAGTTTTTAATGGCTCACTTGGCTGACCAGGATTTTGAGAAGGAGTTTCTTCAAAAGAAGATTTCTCTTCAAATGATGGAGTTGTTTCTTCCATATAATTTTGCTTAATTTTATAAATTATATTTCGACCTTATAAATATTATAAAATTAAAATAAATAATGTAAAGGGGGATAATTTTATTATTTAAAAATTAACCTTTTCTTGCATTCTTCTTCTCCTAAAATTTGCATAATTTGATACAAATCAGGAGTTTTGGTTCTGCCGGTAATAGCAAACCTTATCACTTGGGCTATCTCCCCAATATGCCCTCGATATTTATCTTTATTGTTTTTATATGTTTTTATGTCCGGGGCAAAATTGAAATTAGCGGCAATTTGTTTGATTTTTTCTAACCATTTTTCTCGGGAATCATTAAAATCAAATATTTTTTTATATTGCCCAATAATCTCTTTTATCTCTTCCGATTGAAGCACGCTTTTGAAATTAGCCCAATCCTGAGGAACAAATTTTTCTTTTATAAAAAAAGCAAATGTATCTTTTACTTCTGACCAATGGCTAATATCTTTTCTTGGTTTCTCCCCTCCCCGTTCAATAGAAAAAATAGCCAGCCAATATTTTTTATCTTTTTTTAAAATCCTTTTAAAATCATTATCGTATTTTGAAGCCCAAGCTAAAACTTCTTTATATACTTCTTCTGCCTTAATTTTTGAAATAATTTCTTTGGAAATATCATCTAATTTTATTTTATCAAAAAGCGGACCGTTGCTTGCTGATAAACCCTTTAAAGATAATTTAAATTCAGTATAGGGCTTATCTGGATTATTTTTTCTCCAATCCTCAAAGTCCGAATTTGCTAAATTCATTAAATATTCTATAACGGCAATTTTCGGATATCCTTCTTTGTCATAAAAAGAAATATTAGCTTCCGGATCTTTTCTTTTAGATAACTTTCTTTTGCCACCCGATTCATCTATTTTATTAATTGGAGCAATATGACCATAATTTGGACGCTCCAAATTTAACGCTTCAAACAATTCATAATGTATCGGCACTGATGACAAC encodes the following:
- the gltX gene encoding Glutamate--tRNA ligase, coding for MAKIIKNIKRNKFRVHSPKFKSSSRKANIDASFLGSFFGDCPHREEIFKRYPKRKLPQGAMVTRIAPSPTGFMHIGSIYTALISERFAHQTNGVYFLRIEDTDKKREIKDAYKIIIESLDKFNLSPDEGEDINGKEKGNYGPYRQSKRKEIYKAFIKYLIEIGRAYPCFCTEEELEEMRREQEKLKVRTGYYGKWAKWREADEEMVKKMLVKNKPYVIRFKSLGNNKNKFIHNDLIKGWLELPENDLDVVIMKSDGLPTYHFAHVIDDYLMGTTHIFRGDEWLSSVPIHYELFEALNLERPNYGHIAPINKIDESGGKRKLSKRKDPEANISFYDKEGYPKIAVIEYLMNLANSDFEDWRKNNPDKPYTEFKLSLKGLSASNGPLFDKIKLDDISKEIISKIKAEEVYKEVLAWASKYDNDFKRILKKDKKYWLAIFSIERGGEKPRKDISHWSEVKDTFAFFIKEKFVPQDWANFKSVLQSEEIKEIIGQYKKIFDFNDSREKWLEKIKQIAANFNFAPDIKTYKNNKDKYRGHIGEIAQVIRFAITGRTKTPDLYQIMQILGEEECKKRLIFK